One segment of Heterodontus francisci isolate sHetFra1 chromosome 28, sHetFra1.hap1, whole genome shotgun sequence DNA contains the following:
- the LOC137385204 gene encoding probable G-protein coupled receptor 139: MDQPTIVQIKNIYYPILAAFGVPANLVTIVILSRGNCGLSKCISVYMVAMATADLLVMLVNVMVISIFTHHFPFIYLLLSYTVVCKLLNYMVCIFLHISVWFTILFTFDRFVAICCGKLKTKYCRVRTANAIITIFSGLVCLENIPFWFAFEAEQQLNNVSWGCRVKLDFTISPIGVAFYWLQSILTPWLPFALTLLFNCLTIRHILLASRARKALRGHSPENQSDPEMQSRRKSIILLFAVSGSFLLLWLTAAVSFLATKITNASHYRGDYTAPAYIATETGYMLMYLSSSTNTCIYAATQTKFRNELKKVLQSPWILIRTLVKWMKDQTRISASVNSAASQLTTFDYPNTLLVGTPVCNTSQAQGRLQLCCSYLQLHQFLFTSHPMCLLTYLISQSRIHRK, encoded by the exons ATGGATCAGCCAACAATTGTACAGATAAAGAACATTTACTACCCAATTCTCGCAGCCTTTGgtgttcctg CGAACCTGGTGACAATCGTGATTCTCTCTAGAGGAAACTGCGGCCTTTCCAAATGTATCTCTGtctacatggtggccatggcaacagctgaTCTACTGGTCATGCTCGTCAATGTAATGGTGATTAGCATTTTCACTCATCACTTTCCATTCATTTATTTACTCCTTTCCTACACTGTCGTGTGTAAGCTCCTTAATTATATGGTTTGTATATTCCTGCATATATCCGTGTGGTTTACAATCCTGTTCACATTTGACCGATTTGTAGCTATATGCTGTGGGaagttgaaaacaaaatattgcagagtgAGAACAGCGAATGCAATAATAACTATCTTCTCTGGCCTGGTTTGTTTAGAGAACATTCCCTTTTGGTTTGCATTTGAAGCTGAACAGCAACTTAACAATGTCAGCTGGGGTTGTCGCGTTAAATTGGACTTCACCATCTCGCCAATAGGGGTTGCCTTTTATTGGCTCCAGAGTATTTTAACTCCATGGCTTCCTTTTGCTTTGACATTACTGTTTAATTGTTTGACAATCAGACATATTTTATTAGCCAGTAGGGCCCGCAAGGCTCTCCGCGGTCACAGCCCTGAGAATCAGAGCGATCCAGAGATGCAAAGCCGAAGGAAGTCCATCATTTTACTTTTTGCTGTATCAGGTAGCTTCCTCCTGTTGTGGCTGACAGCAGCTGTCAGCTTCTTAGCTACCAAAATAACAAATGCTTCGCATTACCGAGGTGACTATACAGCTCCTGCGTACATTGCCACTGAAACCGGATATATGCTCATGTATTTGAGCTCCTCTACAAACACCTGTATTTATGCAGCTACACAGACTAAATTCAGGAACGAGCTGAAGAAGGTGCTGCAATCTCCGTGGATATTAATTCGAACATTGGTTAAATGGATGAAAGATCAAACCAGAATATCAGCCTCCGTGAATTCTGCAGCTTCACAATTAACcac ATTTGACTATCCTAACACACTATTGGTTGGCACCCCCGTATGCAACACTTCACAAGCTCAAGGTCGTCTACAGCTCTGCTGCTCATATCTTCAGCTGCACCAATTCCTGTTCACCAGTCACcccatgtgcttgctgacctaccttATCTCCCAGTCCAGAATACATAGAAAATAA